The following DNA comes from Sphingopyxis sp. BSN-002.
GCGCCGACGGCAAGGTCGAGGTGACCTGGCCCGAAGCCGGAATGTACTGGCTCAACGTGACGACGCCGCAAGCGGGTGAAGCGGCCGAGGGCGTTCCGCCGCCGATCGCGCGCCGCGCAAGCTATGTCACGACGCTCGAGGTCCTCGCGCCCTGAGCGACCGCATATTGATTCCGCGTGCATTGACGCCCGCCGCCTTTGCGGCGCGCGTTGCGGATGCGGACGTCCGGAGCTTTGCCGGCGAGACGATGGGGACGAGCTGGTCGCTGCAAGCCGTATCCGCACCGTCGGACGCGGGCGTTGGCGTTCAGGCGGCGCTCGACCTGGTCGTCGCGCAGATGAGCCAGTGGGAGCCGGAATCGGATATCTCTCGATTCAATCGCGCCCCGGCGGGTGAATGGCGCGTGGTGCCGTCCGAATTCGGACGCGTCGTTGCCGCTGCGCTGGAGATCGCCGAGGCGAGCGGCGGGGCGTTCGATCCCTCGCTCGGTGAACTGACCGAACGCTGGGGGTTCGGCAGCGCGGGACCGGTCGACGCGCCACCCGATGAAAGCAGCTTTGCGAGGTGCGCGGTCGAGATAGACAGCGAAGGGCTCCGCATCCGTCGCGGCGAAGGCGCGCAGCTTGATCTGTCGGGCATCGCCAAGGGCTATGGCGTCGATCTCGCCGCCGAATGGTTGCTCGGGCAAGGCGTGCGGCACTTCCTGATCGAGGTAGGCGGCGAACTGCGCGGCGAGGGACTGCGCCCCGACGGCCAGCCTTGGTGGGTCGATGTCGAGATGCCGCCAACGTCGTCGATCCCGCCCTGGCGGATCGCGCTTCACGATTTGTCGGTCGCGACGTCGGGCAACTATCGCCGGGGCTTTGCCACAGGCGGACGATATTACTCGCACAGCTTCGATCCACAGACCGGCCGACCGATCGTCAATGGCGTCTCGTCGGTGACCGTGCTGGACCGCAGTTGCATGATGGCCGACGGCTGGGCAACCGCGCTGACCGTGCTGGGGCCGAAAGACGCAATGGCGCTCGCCGATGCGCAGGGGCTCGCTGCTTCGATGGTGGCTGGCGACCGCGAATATTGCTCGCGCGAATGGCGCGCAATGCTGGGTTAGGCGTCGGCCCAGCTTCGCAGGAGATTGTGATAGACGCCGGTCAGGCGGACGACGGTCGCATCGCCCTGACCCAGCGCCTGCGCTGCGCCCTGCACACCCATATCGAGGTCGAAGAGCAGATTGCGCTGTCCCTGATCGCGCACCATCGACTGGATCCACATAAAGCTCGCGACGCGTGCACCCGACGTGACGGGCTCGACGCGATGGACCGTGGTCGAGGGGTAGAGGACCATATGACCTGCGGGCAGCTTGAGCCCCGGGGCCTCGGCGAAGCCCTCGACGACAAGGCCGCCGCCTTCATAGCTGTCGGGGTCGGCGAGAAAGAGCGTCGCCGAGAGGTCCGCACGCATACGGAAATCACTGCCGCGGCGCATGCGGATCGCATTGTCGATATGGTCGCCAAAGGCCTCGCCGCCAGCGTAGCGATTGAAATAGGGCGGGTAGATTTTGAGCGGCAGCGCCGCCGCGATGAAGAGCGGCGTCCGGCCGAGTGCATCGAGAACGAAACGCCCAGCCTCGGCTGCGGCTTCGCCGAATTCGGGGAGTTGCTGGTTGCGTTTCGCAAGCGCGGCCTGGGGCCCCGACGTCTCGTTGCCGTCGATCCAGTCGGCGGCGTCGAGAATGCTGCGGAGTTTGGCGACGCCTGCCGCGTCGAGCACGTCGGGAATGATGCGGATCATGACGCCGCTTCTAGGCCGAAAAGGGCGGGAACGGCAATCGCCGCGCCCGCCCGTCCGGATCAGAAGTTGTAGAAGAGGCTGAACACCGCCGAACGTGCGTCGCCGGGGGTTGCCCAGCCGCCCGAAACGGCGCCCGTCGTCGCATTCACATTGTTGCGGACGCCGGTGTAATAATCCTCGTTCGTGAGGTTCGTGACGTTGAGCTGCGCCACGAGGCCGTTCTTGAAATCGTACGACACGAACGCCCGGTGGATCAGATAGTCGTCCACCATGAACTGCGTACGCTGCAGCAGATTGCGCTGGTTGGTCGCGAACTTGCCCTGATAGGTGATGCCGTAGCCCACCTGCAGACCGAACGGGAAGACGTAGGTGGTGAACAGGCTGCCCGAATGCTTCGGGGTCTGGACCAGTCGGTCGCCGCGCTGCGGATCGGGAATTGCAGCACTGTTCGCGCAGCCCGTCGCTCCGGGCGTGGCGAGGCAGAAGTCCGAGACGCTCTGGCGCACTTCGCTGTCGAGATAGGTGTAGTTCGCGAAAATGGCCCATTCGGGGGTGACGTTGCCGGTGACGCCCAGCGCGATGCCGTCGACGCGCGACTCGCCATCGAGCACCTGAAGCGAGTTGGGCTGGGCCGGATCGTTCGAGGGCGTGCGGAAGTTGCTGCGTTCGTTGCGGAACAGCGCCGCAGTCAGAAGGAGCTTCTTGTTGGCGAGTTCCGCCTTGGCCCCGATTTCGTACGTGCGGGCCTTTTCCGGCGCGACGGCGCACGGGTCGGCTGCGCCGGTTGCGGGGATCACGCCGCAGCCGAGGCGGACCGTCGCCGACGACGGGGTCTTGGCATTGCCGTAGGCGCCATAGAGGCTGACGTTCTCGATCGGGTGGAAGACCGCGCCGACACGATAGGAGAACAGATTCTCGTCGCTGACCTGCGCGGCCTGCTGTGCGGGCGTCAGCGGCGTGGTGCCCGGCGGGACCACGAGCAGGGGAATGTTGCGGAAGCGGGCGTGGTTGTTTTCATAGCGCAGTCCGGCGTTCAATTCGAACATGCTGCCCAGTTCGAGCGTGTCGAACGCATAGATTGCCTTGTTGCTGCTATAGCCCTTCGAGCGCGCGGTCACGGTGAAGTTGATCGGGCCCGTATAGACGGTGTCGGGATTGAACAGATCGATCTGCGGCAGCGTGACGGCCGAGCCGTTGGGATTGCGGGCCAGCGATGCCGTGGTGATCTCGTAATCCTCGCGGCTGATCGACGCCCCGATCACGAGGGTGTTGCGCGTCCCGCCGGCTTCGCCGGCGGTGATCGTCAGGTCGGTCTGGTTGTGGAGCAGGTCGTTGACCTGGTCGCGGACCAGCCCGCGCGGTCCCGACGGCAGGTAGCGACCGGGGGCAAGTCCTGTCGGGCAGGCGATGCCCACGGTCGAGTTCGGGCCGGAGCCGACCGGCTGCAGGTTATTCGCCAGGCAGAAAGTGCCCTGCGGCGCGCTCGTCTGGCTGTACTGGCCGACGCGCTGCCAGCGGGTCAGGTTGCGAACCGACACATTATCGCTGAATGCGTGGCGGAAGGTGGCGGTCAGACGGTCGACCTTCGTTTTCTGCTTGTCCAGATTGACGATGCCGAAATAGTCGCTGTCGTTGACGCCCGGCAGCGGCCCGTCGTTCACGCCGCTGAGGAAATAGGGAACGCCATAGATCGGCGTGTTGTCGTCGTCCTGATGGATATAGGCGAGCGTCAGGCTGGTATCGCTGTCGACGCCGATCGTGATCGACGGCGCGACGCCCCAGCGCTGATAGGATTCGACGTCGCGTCCGGGGACGTCGTTTTCATGATACATTGCGTTGATGCGGACCGCGATCAGGTCGTTGAGGCGCCAGTTGCTGTCGACCGAGCCGCGATAGTAGTTGTCGGTGCCGACCGCCGCCTGCACCGTCGTCGCGTCGCGAGCGAAGGGGATCTTGCTGACGAGATTGATCGTCCCGCCGACGCTGCCCGAACCGTTGAAGACCGAGTTGGCGCCGTTGTAGACTTCGATCTGCTGCAGGTTGAAGGGGTCGGTGCGGCTGTACTGCGCGCTGTCGCGCACGCCGTCGACGGTCAGGTCGTTGTTCGCCGAATAGCCGCGCAGGTTGATCGAGTCGCCATAACCGCCGCCGCCTTCGCCGGCGCCGAAGGTGATGCCGGGGATCGTCGAAAGCGCGTCGCGCAGCGTCAGCAGATTCTGCTGGCGAAGCTGTTCCTGCGACACGACCGTGACGGTCTGGGGCGTGTCGACGATCGGCGCGGTCGATTTGGGCGATTCCACCTCGGTCGCCAATGTGCCGGAAACGACGATGTCGCTGCGGCTGCCGGGCGCGTCCTGCGCGGCATCGGCGTCGGCGGCGAGCGCCGGTGCGCTGATCAGGGTGCCAACGCAGGAGAGTGCGAGGAACGAGGCGGATGAAGTTTTCACGGATAACCCCCTTTTGGTTTGGTTGCCCGCGCCGCTATTGAGAGTCGTTCTCACTGTCAACAGATATTGAGAGTCGTTCGCGATAATGTCGCAGAGTGTGGCAATTTTTGCAGAATGCGGCGGGCTGCGATCAGCGGCGGCTTTCGAGCCACCAGCTTTGGCGCCAGCCATATTGGCTCGCGACCGGCTGACCCGCGCCGTTGGTCGCGGGCCTGAAACGGAAGCGTTCCTCGATCAGGCGGCAGGTGGTCGCATCGAGCGACGCGTCGCCGCTCGACCGGGTGACGCGGCATCCGGTAACGCGACCGCTCGCCTCGATCGTGAAGCGGACCTCGACCTCGCCGCCGATCTTTGCGCGGCTCGCATCCTTGGGATAGTCGCGATCGCGGATCGCGCCGCTGCGCCAGACCGCCCTTGTGCCGCCGCCCATGCCGTTTCCGGATCCGCCTGCGCCCGTTCCGTTGCCGCGCCCGCCCGCGCCGGAGCCTGGCCCCGGGAACGGTGTCGCGCCGGCAGACGGATCGGTGCCTGCTCCCGGCTGCGGCGCTGCCGTTACCGGCGGTGGCTTCGGCGGAACAATGACCGGCTTCGGCGCCGCAACTTGCGTGGCCCTGGCATATCGGTTCGCAGCCGAGGCCTTGCCGCTTTCTTTCTCGCTCGGTGCGTTGGTCGCCGCACGCGTTTCGGACGGCGGGGGCGGCGCGGGCAGGGCGATGGCGCTGATCGCCTCGCTCGCGGTGCGGATGACGTGCAGATCGAGACCGGCTGCGAGCCCGAGCCCGATCGCAAGGGCCGCGAGCAAGGCACCGCCGGCCGCCATGATGCGCTGTTGCCCCGGAAGCTGCCCTGTATAGGTCATCGCTGCGTCCCGAACGCACCCCTTCGGCGCGCCTCGGGATGTATCTAGAGGAAGTCTTCTAGCGTGGACATGAACCGGTCGAACTGGTCGTGGTGCAGCCAGTGGCCGGCGTTTTCGAATTCGATGACCTTCGCGGTGCTGAAATGGTCGAGCCGGCCGTCTCCCTCGGGGTTCGAAGCCCAGCTGTCGGCACCATAAAGAAGCAGGGTGGGGCAAGTGATCGCGCTCCACAGCGCTTCGATATCGGCCTGCGGGAGGTCCACGGTCGGCCAGACATTGAGGTAATTGTCGAACTTCCAGCTCCAGCTGCCATCCTCGTTGCGATTGATTCCATGGATGGTCAGGTGGCGTGCCTGTTCGGGGGTGAGATAGGAATTTTCCGCCGCCATGCGGGCGAGCGCATCCTCGAGAGTCGCGTAGCGCCGCGGTTGCCGTCCCGCCGCCTGGCGCTTGTCGTCGATCCATTTGCGGAAGCGCTCGGCGAAAGGCGTCTCGGCGCGTTTGGCAAGGACCTTGGGTGAAGGGCCGAGTCCCTCGATGGCGACGAGCTTCTTCACATTCGCGGGATAGAGGCCGGTATAGCGCAGCGAGATATTCCCGCCCATCGAATGTGCGACGATCGTTACCGGCGCGAGATCGAGCTGGTGGATCAGCTGGGCGAGGTCATAGACGAAGGCGCCCATCTCGTAATTGCCGTCGGGCGCCCATGCGCTGTCGCCATGGCCGCGCAGGTCTGGGGCGATGACGTGATAACGATCGGCCAGCTTTTCGGCGACCCAGTCCCAGCTTCGACAATGGTCGCGCCCGCCGTGGACTAGCAAAAGCGGCGGTGCGCCTTCGTTACCCCAATCGGCATAGTGGAGTTTCAGCCGTTGCGAGATGAAGCTGTGCGAGGTGGGGCCGCTTGCCATTGTCGTTTCCTTGCTGTCTGATCGGGTTTCAAAAGGCGACTGAATGGCATCCGTCAAGAGCGGTCGCGGATCATCGGGAAAGGAAAAGCGCATGACGACGTTTCGGGACAATCTGCTGGCCGGCAAGACGGCGTTCGTCGCGGGCGGCACCAGCGGCATCAATCTCGGTATCGCGAAACGCTTTGCCGAACTGGGTGCCAAGGTTGCGGTCGCGGGACGCGATCCCGACAAGGCGGCGCGTGCGGCGGCCGAGATCGGTTCGGGCGCAATCGGTCTGTCGGGCGACGTCCGCGACTATGCGGCGATTCGCGGGGTTATGGAGACGGTCGCCGACAAGCTGGGGCCGATGGACATCGTCATTTCGGGCGCCGCGGGCAATTTCCTCGCGCCAGTGCTCGGCATGTCGGCGAACGCCTTTCGTACGGTGGTCGACATCGATCTCAACGGCACCTTCAACGTCTTTCGCGGTTGCCACGACCTGCTCAACCGCCCCGGTGCGTCGCTGATCGCGATCACGGCGGGGCAGGCGATCAACGCCTCGGCACTGCAGGCGCATGCCTGCGCGGCGAAGGCCGGTATCAACCAGCTCATCCGCGTGCTCGCGCTCGAATGGGGTCCCGAAGTCCGCGTGAACGGCATTTCACCCGGACCGATCGCCGGGACCGAGGGCATGGCGCGCCTCGCGCCCGACGCCGCGACGCGTCAGTCGCACTTCGACCGTATTGCGATGAAGCGCTGGGGCGAGGTCTCGGAGGTTGCCGAATCGGCGGTGTTCCTTTGCTCGCCGGCCGCCGGCTATATCACCGGGACGATCCTCGATTGCGATGGCGGCAGCCAGATCGGCGATGCCTCGCGCGGCGATCTCGCGCGGGGGATGGCCTGAACGCAAAAACGCCGCCAACCCGTTGGGGCGGCGGCGTTTTTAATGGTGGGCGTGGCAAGGATTGAACTTGCGACCCCTGCGATGTCAACACAGTGCTCTACCACTGAGCTACACGCCCATCCCTTGGGGTGACGCGCCCCCTAAAGGCCTCCGCGCGGCTTGGCAAGCCCTTCGCGCGAAGATGCGTCTTTATTGTTGGCTCGACCGGTCGGCGCGCCCGAACATATTGTCGACCTCGCGCACCAGATCCTTGAGGTGAAAAGGCTTGGACAGCAGTTTTGCCTGCGGCACATTTTCTTCGGCGCGAAGCGACACCGCGGCGAAACCGGTAATGAACATGACCTGCGTCTGCGGCGCGACCTTGGCCGTATGCTGCGCGAGTTCGATCCCGTCCATTTCGGGCATGACGATGTCGGAAAGCAGAAGGTCGAAGGTTCCCGAATCGATATAGGGCACCGCCGCGGTGCCGCGGTCGACCGCGGTGACATGATAGCCGGCACCGGTCAGCGCCCGCGCCAGATACTCGCGCATCACGTCATCATCTTCCGCGAGCAAAATGCGAATCATGTCGAAATACGCCCCCTGGTCCCTCAAGGCGCCGGTTCCGGCAGCGCCTTATAACATGGTAAAGCCATTATATAGCGTCAGAGATTTAACAAATTCCCGCGCGGCTGGATTCGTGCCCGATTATTTGCCACGCTCGGCCGATGTCGCGCCCTAGCATTCCGTCCACCGCCATCGCTGTCAACCGGCCCGCGGCGCGCAGCCCCGTGGTCGTGTCGGTTCCGCATGCCGGGCGCATCTACCCGCCCGAAATACTGGCGGCGGCCCGTGTGCAGCGCGCCGACCTCGAGCGGCTCGAGGACGGTTGGTGCGACCTGATCACCGCCGATGCGGCCGATGCAGGAGCGACCGTCGTCGCAGCGCTCTGGGCCAGAGCCGTCGCGGACTGCAATCGCGGCGAAGGCCAGATGGCGCCGGGCGAAGTGGCGCCGGCGCTAAGGACGCAATTTTCGGTTCCGGGGCGCAAGGAGCGAGCAGGGCTTGGGGTGATACCGACACGGCTCACCGATTGCGGCCCGCTGTGGAAGCGCCCGATCGACCGCGCCGGACTTCACTGGCGGCTCGAATCGCTGCATCGGCCCTATCACGCTGCATTGGCCGAAGAGCTGGCTGCGGCGCGCGACCGGTTCGGCCACGCAATCCTGATCGACCTGCACAGCATGCCGTCCATCCCTGTTGGCCAGCCGGGACATGGGGCGGGCATCGTCGTCGGCGATCGCTTCGGCGGTACGTCGGACGACTGGCTGGTCGATCTGGTGATGGAAGAGAGCAGGGCTCTTGGCGAGCCGGTCTCGCGCAACCAGCCCTATGCCGGCGGCCATATCGTGCGAACGCATGGGCGCCCGCGCGAGGCAATTCACGCCGTCCAGATTGAGATTGATCGAAGCCTTTACCTGACCGCAGAAAAAACGCCCGATGAGGCGCGCGTGATGCGGTTGAAGCGTTGGTTTTTCGCATTGGTGCGGCGGGCCGCGGAACGCCGTCCAGGTGAGGACATGCTTCCACTCGCCGCCGAATAAAAAACCACCCCGTACCGAAGTACGAGGTGGCCAGGGTCCAGGGAGGACGCACCCATGTCATGCGACAGGGCACTCGCCGTGATGGAAAGGGGGAAAACCACGACGGCGTAGCAACAATCTAGGGATTGTCGCCGCAGGATACAAGGGTTGTTGATTTCAAAAGAAACTGGTCGGGGAGAGAGGATTCGAACCTCCGGCCCCTGCCTCCCGAAGACAGTGCTCTACCAGGCTGAGCTACTCCCCGACCGATCTTTGCGCCGGCGGACCGGCGCGAAGGCAGGGCGGTCCTCTAGACGCGCATTTTGCGAACATCAAGCGCCAATCGGCATAGCCGCGACGATTGTTCGGACTAGATCAGCCGGGCATGGCGAAAGCTGAAATGACCCGTTTCGACGAAAATCAGATGATCCGAAAGATCGATGCCCGCGAGCCGCAGAAACTGTCCGGCTCGCGCGTGCAGGCGATATCGGCTTCGCTCGGGCGCGCAATTCCGGAGGGGTGGTTGTGCGCCATGACGACGGCCGCCACCGGGCGGCCCAGCAGGCGACGCCACGATTGCGGCACGATCACGCAGCGTCCCGTCGGATCGCCGGCAATATCCTCGAACCCGACGAGCCGTGCATAGGCGTCGAAGCCCGCAAGCAGCATGGATTCTCCGGTGGCGGCAAACATGGGACGAAGAAGCTGGCGCGCGAGCTCGTCTTCGGCCTCGCGCGGTACGAAACCGGCTGCGATTGCGGTCGGGGGCGGAAGGCCGACGGGTTCGAACAGGGTCACATCGGCGATATGCGCCGGCGGCGGCCGCCGCGAAAGTGCGGACTGGGCCGTATCGGACCTTCTCCCGCGCCCCTTGTCGCGCCGCGCCGTGCGGCCTAGCAAAGAGTGTCCCAGCCAGGAGCGAGTCTTGCCCGATTCCATCCACTATGAACTGCAATATCTCGACCTGATGCGCCGCATCTGGGTGGAAGGCGACGAACGCGTCGATCGCACCGGCGTCGGCACGCGATCGCTGTTCGGCGAGACGATGCGATTCTCGCTGAAGGATGACGCGATTCCGCTGCTGACGACCAAGCGCGTCTATTGGAAGACGGCGCTGCGCGAGATGCTGTGGTTCCTCACCGGCGACACCAATATCCGTTCGCTGGTGGCGCAGGGTGTGAAGATCTGGACCGACTGGCCGCTCGAAAAATATCGCAAGGCCAGCGGTGAAAATATCAGCGCAGAGGATTTCGAGGCCCGGATCGTCGCCGACGAGACGTTTGCCCGGCAATGGGGCGATCTTGGCCCGGTCTATGGCCACCAATGGGTCAATTGGCCGCGCTATGAACCCGCGGGCGAGGGGCTGTTCCGCCGTGCCGCGCAGGGACACAACCAGATCGCGGCACTGATCGACTCGCTCCGCAACAATCCGGGATCGCGCCGGCACATCTTCACCGGGTGGAACGTCGCCGATCTGGACCGGATGGCGCTGCCGCCGTGCCATATGACCTATCAGTTCCACGTCCGCAGCGACGGTGGGTTGTCGTGCCTGCTGTTCCAGCGCTCGTGCGATCTGGGACTTGGCTTCGCCTTCAACATTTTC
Coding sequences within:
- the thyA gene encoding thymidylate synthase produces the protein MPDSIHYELQYLDLMRRIWVEGDERVDRTGVGTRSLFGETMRFSLKDDAIPLLTTKRVYWKTALREMLWFLTGDTNIRSLVAQGVKIWTDWPLEKYRKASGENISAEDFEARIVADETFARQWGDLGPVYGHQWVNWPRYEPAGEGLFRRAAQGHNQIAALIDSLRNNPGSRRHIFTGWNVADLDRMALPPCHMTYQFHVRSDGGLSCLLFQRSCDLGLGFAFNIFEAALLTRMIAQQCDLRAHEVVWTGGDVHLYLNHAELVEQQLQRIPEGAPKLRIIRRPSSIFDYKFEDFAVEAYAPQAHISAPVAV
- a CDS encoding alpha/beta hydrolase, which codes for MASGPTSHSFISQRLKLHYADWGNEGAPPLLLVHGGRDHCRSWDWVAEKLADRYHVIAPDLRGHGDSAWAPDGNYEMGAFVYDLAQLIHQLDLAPVTIVAHSMGGNISLRYTGLYPANVKKLVAIEGLGPSPKVLAKRAETPFAERFRKWIDDKRQAAGRQPRRYATLEDALARMAAENSYLTPEQARHLTIHGINRNEDGSWSWKFDNYLNVWPTVDLPQADIEALWSAITCPTLLLYGADSWASNPEGDGRLDHFSTAKVIEFENAGHWLHHDQFDRFMSTLEDFL
- a CDS encoding N-formylglutamate amidohydrolase: MSRPSIPSTAIAVNRPAARSPVVVSVPHAGRIYPPEILAAARVQRADLERLEDGWCDLITADAADAGATVVAALWARAVADCNRGEGQMAPGEVAPALRTQFSVPGRKERAGLGVIPTRLTDCGPLWKRPIDRAGLHWRLESLHRPYHAALAEELAAARDRFGHAILIDLHSMPSIPVGQPGHGAGIVVGDRFGGTSDDWLVDLVMEESRALGEPVSRNQPYAGGHIVRTHGRPREAIHAVQIEIDRSLYLTAEKTPDEARVMRLKRWFFALVRRAAERRPGEDMLPLAAE
- a CDS encoding SDR family oxidoreductase; this encodes MTTFRDNLLAGKTAFVAGGTSGINLGIAKRFAELGAKVAVAGRDPDKAARAAAEIGSGAIGLSGDVRDYAAIRGVMETVADKLGPMDIVISGAAGNFLAPVLGMSANAFRTVVDIDLNGTFNVFRGCHDLLNRPGASLIAITAGQAINASALQAHACAAKAGINQLIRVLALEWGPEVRVNGISPGPIAGTEGMARLAPDAATRQSHFDRIAMKRWGEVSEVAESAVFLCSPAAGYITGTILDCDGGSQIGDASRGDLARGMA
- a CDS encoding Fe2+-dependent dioxygenase, which translates into the protein MIRIIPDVLDAAGVAKLRSILDAADWIDGNETSGPQAALAKRNQQLPEFGEAAAEAGRFVLDALGRTPLFIAAALPLKIYPPYFNRYAGGEAFGDHIDNAIRMRRGSDFRMRADLSATLFLADPDSYEGGGLVVEGFAEAPGLKLPAGHMVLYPSTTVHRVEPVTSGARVASFMWIQSMVRDQGQRNLLFDLDMGVQGAAQALGQGDATVVRLTGVYHNLLRSWADA
- a CDS encoding JAB domain-containing protein, producing the protein MTLFEPVGLPPPTAIAAGFVPREAEDELARQLLRPMFAATGESMLLAGFDAYARLVGFEDIAGDPTGRCVIVPQSWRRLLGRPVAAVVMAHNHPSGIARPSEADIACTREPDSFCGSRASIFRII
- a CDS encoding response regulator, encoding MIRILLAEDDDVMREYLARALTGAGYHVTAVDRGTAAVPYIDSGTFDLLLSDIVMPEMDGIELAQHTAKVAPQTQVMFITGFAAVSLRAEENVPQAKLLSKPFHLKDLVREVDNMFGRADRSSQQ
- a CDS encoding TonB-dependent receptor → MKTSSASFLALSCVGTLISAPALAADADAAQDAPGSRSDIVVSGTLATEVESPKSTAPIVDTPQTVTVVSQEQLRQQNLLTLRDALSTIPGITFGAGEGGGGYGDSINLRGYSANNDLTVDGVRDSAQYSRTDPFNLQQIEVYNGANSVFNGSGSVGGTINLVSKIPFARDATTVQAAVGTDNYYRGSVDSNWRLNDLIAVRINAMYHENDVPGRDVESYQRWGVAPSITIGVDSDTSLTLAYIHQDDDNTPIYGVPYFLSGVNDGPLPGVNDSDYFGIVNLDKQKTKVDRLTATFRHAFSDNVSVRNLTRWQRVGQYSQTSAPQGTFCLANNLQPVGSGPNSTVGIACPTGLAPGRYLPSGPRGLVRDQVNDLLHNQTDLTITAGEAGGTRNTLVIGASISREDYEITTASLARNPNGSAVTLPQIDLFNPDTVYTGPINFTVTARSKGYSSNKAIYAFDTLELGSMFELNAGLRYENNHARFRNIPLLVVPPGTTPLTPAQQAAQVSDENLFSYRVGAVFHPIENVSLYGAYGNAKTPSSATVRLGCGVIPATGAADPCAVAPEKARTYEIGAKAELANKKLLLTAALFRNERSNFRTPSNDPAQPNSLQVLDGESRVDGIALGVTGNVTPEWAIFANYTYLDSEVRQSVSDFCLATPGATGCANSAAIPDPQRGDRLVQTPKHSGSLFTTYVFPFGLQVGYGITYQGKFATNQRNLLQRTQFMVDDYLIHRAFVSYDFKNGLVAQLNVTNLTNEDYYTGVRNNVNATTGAVSGGWATPGDARSAVFSLFYNF
- a CDS encoding FAD:protein FMN transferase — encoded protein: MTPAAFAARVADADVRSFAGETMGTSWSLQAVSAPSDAGVGVQAALDLVVAQMSQWEPESDISRFNRAPAGEWRVVPSEFGRVVAAALEIAEASGGAFDPSLGELTERWGFGSAGPVDAPPDESSFARCAVEIDSEGLRIRRGEGAQLDLSGIAKGYGVDLAAEWLLGQGVRHFLIEVGGELRGEGLRPDGQPWWVDVEMPPTSSIPPWRIALHDLSVATSGNYRRGFATGGRYYSHSFDPQTGRPIVNGVSSVTVLDRSCMMADGWATALTVLGPKDAMALADAQGLAASMVAGDREYCSREWRAMLG
- a CDS encoding energy transducer TonB, whose amino-acid sequence is MTYTGQLPGQQRIMAAGGALLAALAIGLGLAAGLDLHVIRTASEAISAIALPAPPPPSETRAATNAPSEKESGKASAANRYARATQVAAPKPVIVPPKPPPVTAAPQPGAGTDPSAGATPFPGPGSGAGGRGNGTGAGGSGNGMGGGTRAVWRSGAIRDRDYPKDASRAKIGGEVEVRFTIEASGRVTGCRVTRSSGDASLDATTCRLIEERFRFRPATNGAGQPVASQYGWRQSWWLESRR